One Mycobacteroides salmoniphilum DNA segment encodes these proteins:
- a CDS encoding MCE family protein produces the protein MSRLSSTLFARGSHRTLRGMAIGVGVAVVASGCQFNGLNSLNLPGTAGHGARSYTITVELPDVTTLPQNSPVMVDDVTVGSVSGIDAFQKPDGSWYAGVKVSLGPEVQLPANAVAKVAQTSLLGSQHIELAAPTGEPAVGRLVGGSTIPLSRTGKYPSTEEVLSALSVVVNKGNLGAIQDITDETYNLFKGRTGNLTQVLPKLATLISSLNSQRNDIISAIEGIDKFSRVLAEHKESLGRAIDSIEPALKVLNENRANIIEAFRSVGNLAKITDRVLRTTKEDIVADLKGLYPVVRALAENRDVLIDSLDLLPTFPFSTKYLRNAVRGDYLNVFVTFDLTARRLGETLFTTSFFDPNMQHFNDVVNPPEWLIGSMANLNGKETSPFDLPAPSAPAAPQGGGR, from the coding sequence ATGAGTCGTCTGAGTTCAACGCTCTTCGCGCGAGGCTCTCATCGCACACTGCGCGGCATGGCGATCGGTGTCGGTGTCGCCGTCGTGGCGAGTGGATGCCAGTTCAATGGACTCAACTCGCTGAACCTGCCCGGGACGGCCGGTCACGGCGCGCGGTCCTACACCATCACCGTGGAGCTGCCCGATGTCACCACGCTGCCGCAGAACTCTCCGGTCATGGTGGACGACGTGACCGTGGGCAGCGTGTCCGGTATCGACGCATTCCAAAAGCCAGATGGTTCTTGGTATGCCGGAGTCAAAGTGTCGTTGGGGCCGGAGGTGCAGCTGCCGGCCAACGCCGTTGCGAAGGTTGCCCAGACCAGCCTGCTCGGCTCGCAGCACATCGAGCTGGCCGCCCCCACCGGGGAACCCGCGGTGGGTCGGCTGGTCGGCGGATCCACCATCCCCCTGAGCCGGACAGGCAAGTACCCCAGCACCGAAGAGGTGTTGTCTGCGCTGTCCGTCGTGGTCAATAAGGGCAATCTCGGTGCGATACAAGACATCACCGACGAGACCTACAACTTGTTCAAGGGACGTACCGGGAATCTGACCCAGGTGTTGCCCAAACTCGCCACGCTGATCTCGTCGCTGAACTCTCAGCGGAACGACATCATCTCGGCCATCGAGGGCATCGACAAGTTTTCGCGCGTCCTGGCCGAGCACAAGGAAAGCCTGGGACGCGCCATCGATTCGATCGAGCCTGCGCTGAAGGTGCTCAACGAGAATCGCGCCAACATCATCGAGGCGTTCCGATCGGTGGGAAACCTTGCGAAGATCACCGACCGGGTGCTGCGAACCACCAAGGAAGACATCGTCGCTGATCTCAAGGGGTTGTACCCGGTGGTTCGGGCACTGGCAGAAAACCGTGACGTATTGATCGACAGCCTTGACCTCCTGCCCACATTCCCGTTCAGCACCAAGTATCTGCGGAACGCGGTGCGCGGCGACTACCTGAACGTCTTCGTGACGTTTGACCTGACCGCTCGGCGCCTGGGTGAAACGCTGTTCACCACATCGTTCTTCGATCCGAACATGCAGCATTTCAACGACGTGGTGAACCCTCCGGAATGGCTCATCGGATCCATGGCCAACCTGAACGGCAAGGAGACCAGCCCGTTCGATCTGCCTGCACCGTCGGCTCCTGCTGCCCCGCAGGGAGGTGGTCGCTGA
- a CDS encoding MCE family protein, protein MTTQQTRFRPWIQKSVYAMLAVALVGGLLYWVWPSRGTYKIVGHFASAVGLYPGDDVRILGVKAGHISAVEPREGDVKVTMELPDKFKVPEGAQAIIMAPNLVTARFVQLTPAYTEGQALADGASLGLDKTAVPIEWDEVKTELAKLSDSLGPQGESKGPVSDFINQAASTFDGNGDSFRNAVRELSQAAGRLGDSRTDLFGTIKNLQVLVDALANSNEQIVQFSTHLASVSKVLAASTENLGATLGALNQALTDVRGFLGDTNSALIDSVNKLSDFVKIFSDQSDDVEQILHVAPNGLANFYNIYNPAAGTLNGMLSIPNLANPVQFICGGVFETGTKTEYLKRAEICRERMGPVLRRATFNYAPILLHPINQISAYKGQIIYDTPETEAKSEAPREDLVWVRPNGAPPPPKPSPQDLSALMLGPEEINAPPPPGTELRPAEPGPVPPGFPAAADEPAPPAAPGGPR, encoded by the coding sequence ATGACAACACAACAGACCCGTTTCAGACCCTGGATTCAGAAGAGTGTCTACGCGATGCTCGCTGTGGCACTCGTGGGTGGCTTGCTGTATTGGGTGTGGCCCAGCCGCGGAACCTACAAGATCGTCGGGCATTTCGCGTCGGCCGTCGGGCTGTACCCGGGTGATGACGTTCGGATTCTCGGTGTGAAGGCCGGGCACATCAGCGCCGTCGAGCCGCGCGAGGGTGACGTGAAGGTCACCATGGAGCTCCCGGACAAGTTCAAAGTTCCCGAGGGTGCGCAAGCGATCATCATGGCTCCGAATCTGGTGACTGCCAGATTCGTTCAGCTGACCCCGGCCTACACCGAGGGGCAGGCTCTCGCCGACGGCGCCTCGTTGGGTCTGGACAAGACCGCCGTCCCGATCGAATGGGACGAGGTCAAGACCGAGCTGGCCAAGCTCAGCGACAGCTTGGGACCGCAAGGTGAATCCAAGGGGCCGGTAAGCGATTTCATCAACCAGGCGGCAAGCACCTTCGACGGTAACGGCGACTCGTTCCGGAATGCGGTGCGCGAGCTCTCGCAGGCAGCCGGGCGGCTCGGCGACTCGCGCACTGATCTATTCGGCACCATCAAGAACCTGCAGGTACTGGTGGACGCGCTGGCGAATTCCAACGAGCAGATCGTGCAATTCAGCACGCATTTGGCCTCGGTGTCGAAGGTCCTGGCGGCCAGCACCGAGAACCTCGGCGCCACCCTGGGCGCACTCAATCAGGCGCTCACCGATGTACGAGGTTTCCTGGGAGACACCAACTCCGCGCTCATCGATTCGGTGAACAAGCTGAGCGACTTCGTGAAGATCTTCTCCGACCAGAGCGACGACGTCGAACAGATCCTGCACGTCGCGCCCAACGGCCTGGCCAACTTTTACAATATCTACAACCCCGCGGCAGGCACGTTGAACGGCATGCTCTCGATTCCGAACCTGGCCAACCCGGTGCAATTCATCTGCGGTGGTGTGTTCGAAACGGGCACCAAGACCGAGTATTTGAAGCGGGCCGAGATCTGCCGTGAACGCATGGGTCCCGTGTTGCGCCGCGCGACCTTCAACTATGCCCCGATCTTGCTGCACCCGATCAATCAGATCTCGGCGTACAAGGGACAGATCATCTACGACACCCCCGAGACCGAGGCGAAGTCCGAGGCGCCGCGCGAGGACCTGGTGTGGGTCCGGCCCAATGGCGCACCGCCGCCGCCGAAGCCGTCGCCGCAGGACCTCAGTGCATTGATGCTGGGGCCAGAGGAGATCAACGCCCCGCCGCCCCCGGGCACGGAGCTGCGTCCCGCCGAGCCGGGGCCGGTGCCGCCGGGCTTCCCTGCCGCCGCGGACGAGCCCGCACCACCGGCTGCTCCGGGAGGTCCGCGATGA
- a CDS encoding MCE family protein, producing MSDIQEKDPVRTGIFGIAVVGMLVLVAFGYTGLPFWPQGRQYTGFFADSGGLEPGGNVFVSGIKVGQVKDVSLAGNKVRVDFTVDRSIRLGDQSLAAIRTTTVLGEKSLSVTPAGSGRITEIPLGRTRTPYTLNSALSDLGASAGGIDKAQLDQSLQVITDAMRDATPQLRGALDGVASLSRTLNDRDAALEQLLNRAKSVSGILSERAGQVNKLVTDGNQLFAALDERRLAISELINRVQGLSQQLSGFVADNRQEFRPTMEKLNVVLDDLLDRKAHISEALKRLPGYGTALGEVVSSGPGFHVNVYGFPPATLTAVMFDTYFQPGKLPASLSDYLNGLIGERQVMRPKSP from the coding sequence ATGAGTGACATCCAGGAGAAGGATCCGGTACGCACCGGAATCTTCGGTATCGCCGTGGTGGGGATGCTGGTGCTGGTCGCGTTCGGCTACACGGGTCTTCCGTTCTGGCCGCAGGGCAGGCAATACACGGGGTTCTTCGCGGACTCTGGAGGCCTGGAGCCGGGCGGTAACGTCTTCGTTTCGGGCATCAAGGTGGGCCAGGTCAAGGATGTGTCCTTGGCGGGCAACAAGGTTCGCGTGGACTTCACCGTGGATCGCTCGATCCGCCTGGGTGACCAGTCGCTGGCCGCTATCAGGACCACCACCGTGTTGGGTGAGAAATCGCTGTCGGTGACGCCTGCCGGGTCGGGCCGTATTACTGAGATCCCTTTGGGCCGCACCAGAACTCCGTACACGCTCAACAGCGCGCTGAGCGACCTGGGCGCGTCGGCGGGCGGGATAGACAAGGCGCAGCTCGATCAGTCGCTGCAAGTCATCACCGACGCGATGCGCGATGCCACCCCGCAGCTGCGCGGTGCCCTGGACGGAGTCGCCTCGCTCTCACGCACGCTGAATGACCGCGATGCTGCCCTCGAACAGCTGTTGAACCGCGCCAAGTCCGTGAGTGGGATTCTCTCCGAGCGCGCCGGGCAGGTGAACAAGCTTGTCACCGATGGCAATCAACTGTTCGCCGCGCTCGATGAGCGGCGTCTGGCCATCAGCGAACTGATCAATCGAGTGCAGGGACTCTCGCAGCAGCTCAGTGGATTCGTGGCAGACAACCGCCAAGAGTTCCGGCCCACCATGGAGAAGCTGAACGTCGTGCTCGACGATCTCTTGGACCGAAAGGCTCATATCAGTGAGGCGCTCAAGCGGCTACCCGGATACGGCACCGCACTGGGCGAGGTCGTCTCCTCGGGACCGGGCTTCCACGTGAACGTCTACGGTTTCCCGCCCGCGACACTGACCGCCGTCATGTTCGACACCTACTTCCAGCCCGGCAAGCTGCCCGCCAGCCTCTCGGACTACTTGAACGGTCTTATCGGCGAACGCCAAGTCATGAGGCCGAAATCGCCATGA
- a CDS encoding MCE family protein, whose product MVRGTQIKVAVFTVVMLLVAAGLIITFGEFRFGSGKRYHAIFSTASDLRSGQKVRIAGVPVGRVKDVSLNPDNTVEVTFDVDSKYQLYSSSRAIVRYENLVGDRYLEISSGPGELRKLPDGGTLDKEHTQPALDLDALLGGLRPVLKGFDAAKVNEISNAFIQILQGQGGTLSQLLGDTSSFTSGLAERDQLIGDVINHLNDVLGTVDSKSSQFSSSVDQLQQLVSGLAQQRDVVAGALPPLASTASSLESVLKDTRPYIKGTIEQTRQLATRLDERKADVNVVVENLAENYLRLNALGAYGSFFNIYYCSIRIKVNGPVGTDWLIPFGGPPDPSKGRCSFKNE is encoded by the coding sequence ATGGTGCGCGGTACACAGATCAAGGTCGCCGTCTTCACCGTGGTGATGCTGCTGGTGGCGGCGGGTCTGATCATCACCTTCGGTGAGTTCCGATTCGGTTCCGGCAAGCGGTATCACGCAATCTTCAGCACAGCATCCGACCTGCGGTCCGGCCAGAAGGTCCGCATCGCCGGCGTGCCGGTGGGCCGCGTCAAGGACGTATCGCTCAATCCGGACAACACTGTCGAGGTCACCTTCGACGTCGATTCGAAGTATCAGCTCTACAGCTCCAGCCGGGCGATCGTCAGATACGAGAACCTGGTCGGTGACCGGTATCTGGAGATCTCGTCGGGCCCTGGCGAGCTGCGTAAGCTGCCCGACGGAGGAACGCTGGATAAGGAGCACACCCAGCCGGCTCTCGATCTGGATGCGTTGCTCGGCGGACTTCGGCCTGTGCTCAAGGGATTTGACGCCGCGAAGGTTAACGAGATCAGCAACGCGTTTATCCAGATCCTGCAGGGACAAGGGGGAACGCTCTCCCAACTCCTCGGTGATACATCCTCGTTTACCTCGGGATTGGCCGAACGCGATCAGCTGATCGGCGATGTGATCAACCACCTCAACGACGTGCTCGGTACCGTCGATTCGAAGAGCAGCCAGTTCTCTTCGAGCGTCGACCAGCTGCAGCAGCTCGTCTCGGGCCTGGCGCAACAGCGCGATGTGGTGGCCGGAGCGCTACCCCCGCTCGCCTCGACGGCCTCATCGCTGGAATCGGTACTCAAGGACACTCGCCCGTACATCAAGGGCACCATTGAGCAGACTCGCCAGCTGGCAACCCGGCTGGATGAGCGTAAGGCCGACGTCAATGTGGTTGTGGAGAACCTGGCCGAGAACTATCTGCGGCTCAACGCTCTTGGTGCCTACGGATCGTTCTTTAACATCTACTACTGCTCCATCCGCATCAAGGTCAACGGACCCGTCGGAACCGACTGGCTGATCCCATTCGGTGGCCCGCCCGACCCATCGAAGGGCAGGTGTTCCTTCAAAAATGAGTGA
- a CDS encoding MCE family protein, with protein sequence MSGDSSRRSVRLAGTVLAAVLVALTVLTYLAYNDAFADTKAITVVSPRAGLVMEEGGKVKFHGLQIGKVKSISYANEQAKLELAVNAKDLRLIPSNATVRIAGTTIFGAKSVEFLAPQQPSGSSLRPGATVTAEAVALEVNTVFENLTRLLGKIDPVNLNATLTAVGEGLRGNGDNFGQGLIELDHYLDQLNPKLPALQQDFQKAGQVGQIYGDAAPNIVRILDNLPTLSRTIVDQQQDLKATLLAAIGLGNNGYETLAPAEKDLTAALQRLRAPITLLGRYSPEIPCTLQAISKALVTFTPLIGGVRPGLFLSNSFPLGAPVYTYPDSLPIVNGSGGPNCRGLPNIPTKAQNGSWYRSPFLVTDNAYIPYKPLEELQVNAPDTLQYLYNGAFAKRSEF encoded by the coding sequence ATGTCAGGAGACTCGTCGCGCCGGTCCGTCCGGCTAGCCGGCACGGTGCTCGCCGCCGTGTTGGTAGCGCTGACTGTGTTGACCTACCTGGCGTACAACGATGCCTTCGCCGACACCAAGGCCATCACTGTCGTCTCGCCCCGCGCGGGCCTGGTGATGGAGGAGGGCGGCAAGGTCAAGTTCCATGGACTGCAGATCGGCAAGGTCAAGTCGATCTCCTACGCCAACGAGCAGGCAAAGCTGGAGCTCGCGGTCAATGCCAAGGATCTGCGGCTGATTCCGTCCAATGCCACCGTCCGCATCGCGGGCACCACCATCTTCGGCGCGAAATCGGTGGAATTTCTTGCCCCGCAACAGCCGTCGGGCTCGTCGCTGAGGCCGGGGGCGACAGTGACCGCCGAGGCGGTGGCCCTGGAAGTCAACACAGTGTTCGAGAACCTGACCCGACTGCTCGGAAAGATCGACCCGGTCAACCTCAACGCCACCCTGACCGCCGTTGGCGAAGGGTTGCGCGGTAACGGGGACAATTTCGGACAGGGCTTGATCGAGCTCGACCACTACCTGGATCAATTGAATCCCAAACTTCCTGCCCTGCAACAGGATTTCCAGAAGGCCGGACAGGTGGGGCAGATCTATGGTGATGCCGCGCCGAACATCGTGCGCATCCTCGACAATCTGCCGACACTGAGCCGCACCATCGTGGATCAGCAGCAGGATCTCAAGGCCACGCTGCTCGCGGCAATTGGGCTGGGTAATAACGGATACGAAACCCTGGCCCCTGCCGAGAAGGACCTCACCGCGGCGCTGCAGCGGTTGCGCGCCCCCATCACACTGCTCGGCAGATACTCGCCGGAGATTCCATGCACGCTGCAGGCGATCTCCAAGGCATTGGTGACCTTCACCCCGCTCATTGGTGGTGTGCGGCCCGGTCTGTTCCTGAGCAACAGCTTTCCACTCGGAGCGCCGGTGTACACCTATCCGGACAGCCTGCCGATCGTGAACGGCTCCGGTGGACCCAACTGTCGTGGCCTGCCGAACATTCCGACCAAGGCGCAAAACGGGTCATGGTACCGATCGCCCTTCCTGGTGACCGACAACGCGTACATCCCGTACAAGCCGTTGGAGGAGCTGCAAGTCAACGCCCCCGATACTCTGCAGTACCTCTACAACGGTGCCTTCGCGAAGCGAAGTGAGTTCTGA
- a CDS encoding MlaE family ABC transporter permease: MRGLGRSFDKFGEQALFYAQSLSYIPAALTKYRKETIRVLAEITMGTGALVMIGGTVGVAVFLTLASGGVIAVQGYSSLGNIGIEALTGFLSAFLNVRIIAPVVAGIAMAATIGAGTTAQLGAMRVSEEIDALETMAVHAVSYLVSTRLVAGLIAIVPLYSLSVLAAFFASRATTVMINGQSPGVYDHYFNTFLVPTDLLWSFLQAIVMSVVVMLVHTSYGFNASGGPVGVGVAVGQAVRTSLIVVVLVTLFISLAVYGGSGNFNLSG, encoded by the coding sequence ATGCGTGGTCTGGGACGCTCGTTCGACAAATTCGGCGAGCAGGCACTTTTCTACGCGCAGTCGCTGAGCTACATCCCCGCGGCGCTGACGAAATACCGCAAGGAAACGATCCGGGTGCTCGCCGAGATCACCATGGGCACCGGTGCCCTGGTGATGATCGGTGGCACGGTCGGCGTGGCCGTCTTCCTTACCCTGGCCTCCGGTGGCGTCATCGCGGTACAGGGCTACTCCTCGCTGGGCAATATCGGAATCGAGGCGCTCACCGGCTTCCTGTCCGCGTTCCTGAACGTGCGCATCATCGCGCCGGTGGTGGCGGGCATCGCGATGGCGGCGACGATCGGTGCCGGAACGACCGCCCAGCTCGGCGCCATGCGCGTCTCGGAGGAGATCGACGCGCTGGAAACGATGGCGGTCCACGCGGTTTCGTATCTGGTGTCCACCCGCTTGGTGGCCGGGCTCATCGCCATCGTCCCGCTGTATTCGCTGTCGGTGCTGGCGGCGTTCTTCGCATCGCGCGCCACCACAGTGATGATCAACGGCCAGTCCCCGGGTGTGTACGACCACTACTTCAACACCTTCTTGGTGCCCACCGACCTGCTGTGGTCGTTCCTGCAGGCGATTGTGATGTCGGTGGTCGTGATGCTGGTGCACACCAGCTACGGATTCAATGCCTCCGGTGGCCCGGTGGGCGTGGGTGTCGCGGTCGGCCAGGCCGTACGTACCTCCCTCATCGTGGTTGTGCTTGTCACCCTGTTCATCTCACTTGCCGTCTACGGCGGGTCCGGCAACTTCAATCTCTCGGGCTAG
- a CDS encoding MlaE family ABC transporter permease, producing the protein MKQQLAAPARAVGGFVSMSLATFRNMFRRPFQGQEFLDQTWFIARVSLLPTLLVAVPFTVLVAFTLNILLREIGAADLSGAATAFGTVTQLGPVVTVLVVAGAGATAICADLGARTIREEIDAMQVLGIDPIQRLVVPRVLASTFVALLLNGLVCAIGMVGGYVFSVFLQGVNPGAFINGLTVLTGLGELMISEIKAFLFGIFAGLVGCYRGLTVKGGPKGVGDAVNETVVYAFICLFVINVVMTAIGVRVLVKH; encoded by the coding sequence TTGAAGCAGCAGCTCGCGGCGCCGGCGCGCGCCGTCGGCGGCTTCGTCTCCATGTCGTTGGCCACGTTCCGTAACATGTTCCGCCGCCCGTTCCAGGGCCAGGAATTCCTGGATCAGACGTGGTTCATCGCGCGGGTCTCGTTGTTGCCGACGCTCTTGGTCGCCGTCCCGTTTACGGTCCTGGTCGCCTTCACGCTCAACATCCTGCTACGCGAGATCGGTGCGGCGGACCTGTCCGGTGCGGCGACGGCCTTCGGCACGGTGACGCAGCTCGGGCCCGTGGTCACGGTGCTCGTTGTCGCGGGCGCCGGTGCCACGGCGATCTGCGCCGACCTGGGTGCCCGCACCATTCGCGAGGAAATCGACGCGATGCAGGTGCTGGGCATCGATCCGATCCAGCGGCTCGTGGTGCCGCGGGTGCTGGCGTCGACGTTCGTCGCGCTGCTGCTGAACGGCCTGGTGTGTGCCATCGGCATGGTCGGCGGCTACGTGTTCTCGGTGTTCCTGCAGGGAGTCAACCCCGGCGCCTTCATCAACGGTCTGACGGTGCTGACCGGCCTGGGCGAGCTGATGATCTCGGAGATCAAGGCCTTCCTGTTCGGCATCTTCGCGGGCCTTGTCGGCTGCTATCGCGGGCTCACCGTCAAGGGCGGACCCAAGGGCGTCGGCGATGCGGTCAACGAGACCGTGGTTTACGCCTTCATTTGTTTGTTCGTCATCAACGTCGTCATGACGGCCATTGGCGTGCGGGTCCTGGTGAAGCACTAG